From Apium graveolens cultivar Ventura chromosome 9, ASM990537v1, whole genome shotgun sequence, the proteins below share one genomic window:
- the LOC141686987 gene encoding methyl-CpG-binding domain-containing protein 9-like isoform X2 gives MSCRATHTHTLDLATIQTRLMDHTDSTHLISQLTRPFQNINLHDSSSPLTRDSLSLVQSFHSNLINFPGAPATLPAGAIDCAACRSSIIENERGGFLVCDGCELGFHVDCIGMRGREVMVDEWLCCECSNKEVARFRVSEKGEKRYRKNKNKNKLVDVDEDELFHGDGEGEDSRFSRKHNPCDNTFCGNPFGVPVPSSRLLHSMRKKMCLESLREFICRSCGGVLEEGWSVEFKNSRSKDELDVLYCAPDGKKFESMLEVAHYLGLTPTADTTGCERRIYEFDVSVSGPLDRKRRNTERLLPMNADTRGEEDVMHNVNKDQFSGNKNAVIVGESVYCTKVMDANSEETSGSTFREYNDGYPVQYEDFFIISAGQINCRPSYYNANEIWPIGYKSCWHDKVTGSLFMCEVLDGGDSGPVFKVKRDSCSRLPVPVGSTVLYKSNLGQLAGQHDENNFQHDENNFCLDVDYSILMMLSDPSPQEHDLLSCLGNTICSNNQTSEGRFFETSPCEGKPKHVLIDRVLPDVIGEISVEERSSFLAWQKVCEKLVDVCQNVFTRTGTFEFFCKHAAEATCLSNWDIKDQKLDESVDPLTKLCGLIRSADIPSIIKDRKAFEVTSELLSKWLDQDRFGLNVEFVQELLEPNLGAIACHEYVRLKERVTCSSSLTIGNGFLLAKTKDGVDLTSEKPIDDSTESCQTSNILAVNDHIMDDNFFPPGKPVSSRLPPLLLSDALQVQEFLTRFYEILELKDLFSFEELEKELISPWFDGFDPEIFQGVSEKCLDISSHKTALKSGPAVLDKDSLAVLHRKAVKTKEPQDQLPSIALNRCNSFVLTKIHCSLIRVLIGELQSKVAAIEKDADCWKLVMRTENLESSIGELKSKRGRKKDLDADCRISELRTKMNILPLNELTWPELVRRYILSICSLGGRINSADITTCESRNIFRCLQGDGGVFCGSPTGVAGIEADTAFLAEAIENIFGSFIREHDTIAVDDVKYQDISERVDVEDFELPDWAKVLEPVRKLPTNVGARIRRCINEALDKSPPEWAKKVLEHSISKGVYKGNASGPTKKAVITVLADLQSAGFQQKPGKEQKKRYISISDIIMQRCRNILRRLAAHDDSKNLYDLLGRTLMNISCGEDDGLRSSPAIVPRPLDFRTIDLKLAAGAYGGSHEAFLEDIQEFWANVHIASKDKPDQIRLVEMLSQNFDSMYQTEVLTQFQKLEKCKQSEFASIEALKEIDEMLGSPNEILKAPWEEGVCKVCGIDRDDDNVLLCDKCDAEYHKYCLDPPLAVIPEENWFCPSCEAGTSITRRAPDTWSNLLHSRKYQGEFTGAHLDFLAHLASDMEEREYWELGVCQRSHLLTFLCDEMLSSALVRQQIDQSTETSTRLLQDLRATFAELKSLKCKEASLEAKVASNRDQTNAPCYTPDLASSEDLQGLSSSLATGNANVSSSSPIVFSNNSKSESSELAAVRTQILLLNNLISSRYSQFLKVSMRREFLGSDSSGRLYWVLADSGTEPSLVRNGQIISTSFVEAVSPPFPCELGDNKGCPKWVSYKTDAEIKKLLHHLQDNNPRERELKESILQWEILVTRGNQLSESQHLEGPQMTSSLGNCKNVTSSNSLCTMATSLLEDKYGPCLALESSELCNISMKKAKGIVLQNMHRCDCLEPIWPSRLHCYSCHRTFLTDVEFDGHNDAKCSKALPAPDNLECREISEGKSMISALEQTGYRHEMNSVSSSRSGLLRLSSSSIIHQNDKSVCPFDYEDICSKFAINESNKELVKDIGLIGSNGIPMFVPSISPQISDSVAVLLSKEAAVEADRLSSDVQHTCLQDKTTFNGNSSNDFPNNPLQCDVKHQDGKVSLHCGAPLCKVWNCCIVPEPSLRPLIGRAGYILRQLKINLLDMDAALPEEAIRPSRSKLERRWAWRSYVKSAERIYEMAQATVALEDMIKSEYLKCTWWYWSSLTMAAKISTLSSLALRIYSLDAAIYYNKTSCSDSFQKRISSKKRKERET, from the exons ATGTCATGTAGggcaacacacacacacaccctTGACCTGGCCACTATTCAAACTCGCCTTATGGACCACACCGATTCGACTCACTTAATATCCCAACTAACTCGTCCTTTTCAGAACATCAATCTCCATGACTCATCCTCTCCTCTCACTCGTGACTCGCTCTCACTCGTCCAATCCTTCCACTCCAATCTCATCAATTTCCCCGGCGCTCCGGCGACGCTTCCCGCCGGCGCAATTGACTGCGCGGCATGTCGATCATCGATTATCGAAAACGAAAGAGGCGGCTTTTTGGTGTGCGATGGATGTGAGTTAGGGTTTCATGTTGATTGTATCGGAATGCGAGGACGTGAGGTGATGGTTGATGAGTGGTTGTGTTGTGAGTGTAGTAACAAGGAAGTTGCGAGGTTTAGAGTAAGCGAGAAAGGCGAAAAGCGGTATcggaagaataagaataagaataagcTGGTGGATGTGGATGAGGATGAATTGTTTCACGGTGATGGTGAAGGTGAGGACTCTCGGTTTTCGAG AAAGCACAACCCTTGTGATAATACTTTTTGTGGCAATCCATTTGGTGTGCCAGTGCCATCTTCAAGATTGTTGCACAGTATGAGAAAAAAGATGTGTTTGGAGTCACTTAGGGAATTTATTTGTCGAAGTTGTGGTGGAGTTTTAGAGGAAGGTTGGAGTGTCGAGTTTAAGAATTCTAGGAGCAAAGATGAGTTGGATGTATTATACTGTGCTCCAGATGGGAAGAAATTTGAATCAATGTTAGAAGTCGCTCATTATCTTGGGCTTACCCCCACTGCTGACACTACAGGGTGTGAAAGAAGAATATATGAATTTGATGTTTCAGTGTCAGGGCCATTAGATCGTAAAAGAAGAAATACAGAAAGGCTTTTACCAATGAATGCTGATACAAGAGGTGAAGAAGATGTGATGCATAACGTAAATAAGGATCAGTTCTCTGGCAATAAGAATGCAGTTATTGTTGGTGAATCTGTATACTGCACGAAAGTCATGGATGCAAATTCTGAGGAAACTAGTGGAAGTACATTTAGAGAGTATAAT GATGGATATCCGGTTCAATATGAAGATTTTTTCATTATCTCGGCAGGACAAATTAATTGCAGACCATCTTATTATAATGCTAATGAGATATGGCCTATTGGCTATAAATCTTGTTGGCATGATAAGGTTACTGGCTCACTTTTTATGTGCGAAGTGTTGGATGGTGGTGATTCCGGGCCTGTTTTCAAAGTCAAAAGGGATTCATGTTCTCGGTTGCCAGTTCCAGTTGGCTCAACTGTCCTTTACAAGTCCAACCTGGGCCAGCTTGCTGGTCAGCATGACGAAAATAACTTTCAGCATGACGAAAATAACTTTTGTCTGGATGTGGATTATAGTATTCTGATGATGCTCTCTGATCCTTCACCACAAGAACATGATCTTTTGTCCTGTCTTGGCAATACTATCTGCTCGAATAATCAGACATCAGAAGGCCGGTTCTTTGAAACGAGTCCATGTGAAGGAAAACCTAAACATGTTTTAATTGACAGAGTGCTTCCGGATGTAATTGGTGAAATTTCAGTTGAAGAGCGTTCATCATTTCTAGCATGGCAAAAGGTTTGTGAAAAACTTGTTGATGTTTGCCAGAATGTCTTCACCCGAACCGGGACTTTTGAGTTCTTCTGCAAACATGCGGCTGAAGCAACATGCTTGTCCAACTGGGACATTAAGGACCAAAAACTCGACGAGAGTGTTGATCCTCTAACCAAACTTTGTGGTTTGATTAGATCAGCTGATATTCCTTCTATTATTAAGGATCGGAAAGCTTTTGAGGTTACATCTGAATTATTATCAAAATGGCTTGACCAGGACAGATTTGGACTGAATGTAGAATTTGTGCAAGAACTCTTAGAACCGAATCTTGGTGCTATAGCATGTCATGAGTATGTCAGGTTGAAAGAAAGAGTAACTTGTTCATCATCGTTAACAATCGGTAATGGGTTCTTACTAGCTAAGACAAAAGACGGAGTTGACCTCACAAGTGAGAAACCGATAGATGATTCAACTGAAAGCTGCCAAACGTCCAATATCCTAGCGGTTAATGATCATATTATGGATGATAACTTCTTCCCTCCGGGAAAGCCTGTTAGCTCAAGACTTCCTCCTCTACTTCTGAGTGATGCACTTCAG GTACAGGAGTTTCTTACTCGTTTTTATGAAATTCTGGAGTTGAAAGATCTATTTTCATTTGAAGAACTTGAAAAGGAACTTATCAGTCCGTGGTTTGATGGTTTCGACCCTGAGATATTTCAAGGAGTATCCGAGAAATGCCTAGATATCTCCTCACATAAAACTGCCTTAAAATCTGGTCCAGCAGTGTTAGATAAAGATTCACTTGCAGTGCTACACAGGAAGGCAGTAAAAACAAAAGAACCCCAAGATCAACTACCATCTATTGCTCTCAACAGGTGCAACAGTTTTGTGTTGACTAAGATCCACTGCTCTTTAATAAGAGTGCTTATAGGTGAGCTGCAGTCAAAGGTGGCTGCAATTGAGAAAGATGCAGACTGCTGGAAATTGGTGATGCGGACTGAAAATTTAGAATCAAGTATCGGTGAGTTGAAATCCAAGCGTGGCAGAAAGAAAGATTTAGACGCAGACTGCAGGATATCTGAATTGAGAACTAAAATGAATATACTTCCGCTTAATGAATTAACTTGGCCAGAGTTGGTCCGAAGATATATTTTGTCCATCTGTTCTCTGGGTGGAAGAATCAATTCTGCAGATATTACCACCTGTGAAAGTAGAAACATATTTCGCTGTTTACAAGGTGATGGCGGGGTGTTCTGTGGCTCACCTACTGGAGTTGCAGGGATAGAAGCAGATACAGCG TTCCTTGCAGAAGCTATAGAGAATATATTTGGCtctttcattagagagcatgATACCATTGCTGTAGATGATGTGAAATATCAAGATATTTCAGAAAGGGTGGATGTAGAGGATTTTGAACTCCCAGACTGGGCCAAAGTTTTGGAACCTGTCAGGAAGTTGCCCACGAATGTGGGAGCCAGAATAAGAAGATGCATAAATGAGGCATTGGATAAAAGTCCACCTGAATGGGCGAAGAAAGTACTGGAGCATTCAATCAGCAAGGGAGTTTACAAGGGCAATGCATCTGGGCCTACCAAG AAAGCTGTTATTACGGTGCTGGCAGACTTGCAGAGTGCAGGTTTTCAGCAGAAACCTGGTAAAGAACAGAAGAAAAGGTACATATCCATATCCGACATCATTATGCAACGATGTCGTAATATCTTACGCCGCTTGGCTGCTCATGATGATTCAAAAAATCTCTACGACTTGCTGGGAAGGacattaatgaatattagttgcGGTGAAGATGACGGGCTTCGTAGTTCTCCCGCTATTGTGCCACGCCCTCTTGATTTCAGGACTATTGACTTGAAATTGGCAGCTGGGGCTTATGGTGGTTCACACGAAGCATTTCTTGAGGATATTCAAGAG TTTTGGGCCAATGTACATATTGCTTCCAAGGACAAGCCTGATCAAATTAGATTGGTTGAGATGTTGTCCCAGAATTTTGATTCAATGTATCAAACAGAG GTTCTCACCCAGTTTCAGAAGTTGGAGAAGTGTAAACAATCAGAATTTGCAAGTATAGAGGCCCTAAAAGAGATAGATGAAATGCTTGGTTCTCCTAATGAGATTCTTAAAGCCCCATGGGAAGAAGGGGTATGCAAAGTTTGCGGAATTGATAGAGATGATGACAATGTTCTACTCTGTGACAAGTGCGATGCGGAGTATCATAAATACTGCTTAGATCCTCCACTTGCAGTAATTCCTGAAGAAAACTGGTTTTGTCCTTCTTGTGAGGCCGGGACATCCATAACTCGAAGGGCACCTGATACTTGGTCGAATCTTCTTCACAGTAGAAAGTATCAGGGAGAATTCACCGGTGCACACTTGGATTTCCTTGCACATCTAGCATctgatatggaagaaagagaaTATTGGGAATTGGGAGTTTGCCAG AGATCCCACCTGTTGACATTTCTGTGTGATGAAATGTTAAGCTCGGCCCTTGTCAGGCAACAAATTGACCAAAGCACAGAAACATCAACTAGATTATTGCAGGATTTGCGTGCTACCTTTGCTGAATTAAaaagcctgaaatgcaaagaAGCGAGCTTGGAGGCAAAAGTTGCGTCTAATAGAGATCAAACTAATGCTCCATGTTATACTCCTGATTTGGCATCTTCTGAAGATCTGCAAGGCCTTTCTTCTTCTCTTGCCACAGGGAATGCTAATGTCAGTTCAAGTTCTCCCATTGTGTTTTCCAATAACTCCAAATCAGAAAGCTCTGAGTTAGCAGCAGTTAGGACCCAAATATTACTACTAAACAACTTAATTTCTAGTCGATATTCACAGTTTCTGAAGGTGTCAATGCGGAGAGAATTTTTGGGTAGTGATTCTTCTGGCAGATTGTACTGGGTTTTAGCAGATTCAGGTACCGAACCTTCACTTGTGCGGAATGGACAAATTATATCTACCAGTTTCGTAGAGGCTGTTTCACCTCCTTTTCCATGTGAACTTGGTGATAACAAGGGCTGTCCTAAATGGGTTTCTTACAAAACTGATGCAGAAATTAAAAAGCTTTTGCACCATTTACAGGATAATAATCCAAGAGAAAGAGAGTTGAAAGAATCCATTCTGCAGTGGGAAATTTTAGTGACCCGAGGCAATCAACTATCTGAGAGCCAACATTTGGAGGGTCCACAAATGACTTCAAGTTTGGGAAACTGTAAAAATGTTACATCTTCGAACTCCCTTTGTACTATGGCTACCAGTTTGCTAGAGGATAAATATGGTCCATGCCTAGCACTGGAGTCATCCGAGCTTTGTAATATAAGCATGAAAAAGGCAAAAGGAATTGTCCTGCAGAATATGCATAGATGTGATTGTTTAGAACCTATATGGCCATCTAGACTTCATTGTTATTCATGCCACAGAACTTTCTTGACAGATGTAGAATTTGATGGACATAATGATGCTAAATGCAGCAAAGCTCTACCAGCGCCTGATAACTTGGAGTGTCGTGAAATATCTGAGGGTAAAAGCATGATATCTGCTCTTGAACAGACAGGGTACAGACATGAGATGAATAGTGTTTCTTCATCAAGAAGTGGGCTTTTACGACTCTCTTCAAGTTCTATTATTCATCAGAATGACAAGTCAGTCTGTCCATTTGATTATGAAGATATTTGTTCTAAATTTGCGATAAATGAATCAAACAAGGAACTTGTGAAAGACATAGGTCTTATCGGCTCGAATGGAATTCCGATGTTTGTTCCATCTATTTCTCCTCAAATTAGTGATTCTGTGGCTGTTCTACTTTCCAAAGAGGCTGCAGTTGAAGCTGATAGGCTTTCTAGTGATGTGCAACATACTTGTTTGCAAGACAAGACGACATTTAATGGTAATAGTAGCAATGATTTTCCTAATAATCCTCTGCAGTGTGATGTTAAGCATCAAGATGGGAAAGTATCACTGCACTGTGGTGCTCCCCTGTGCAAGGTATGGAATTGCTGCATTGTCCCAGAACCCTCGCTAAGGCCATTGATAGGCAGAGCTGGTTATATCCTAAGACAACTCAAGATCAACCTACTGGACATGGACGCTGCCCTTCCTGAAGAGGCAATAAGACCTTCAAGGAGTAAGTTGGAACGCAGATGGGCTTGGCGCAGCTATGTTAAATCAGCAGAAAGAATATACGAG ATGGCGCAAGCAACAGTAGCATTGGAGGATATGATAAAATCAGAGTACTTAAAATGTACATGGTGGTACTGGTCGTCACTAACCATGGCTGCCAAAATATCAACACTATCATCCCTTGCACTACGTATCTACTCCCTGGATGCAGCCATCTACTACAATAAGACTTCTTGTTCAGACAGCTTCCAGAAAAGGatatcaagcaagaaaagaaaggAACGGGAGACTTGA